The following coding sequences lie in one Arachis hypogaea cultivar Tifrunner chromosome 9, arahy.Tifrunner.gnm2.J5K5, whole genome shotgun sequence genomic window:
- the LOC114924410 gene encoding uncharacterized protein, translating to MAHRVEVLWEPEDERPLIANCKKVIPHGKRFDPLDYRPPTTAPTEAATSLAAPAAPPTSAPPTSAPSSTSQPVYHLVHRHFERLDQMEHRNQRRYEQSERRNKRRYAHLRLIMTSGRTDIPSEPDTPSEHSEEEDEQEEDEPEETQQEETQHGIPTEPQAPA from the coding sequence ATGGCTCACCGAGTTGAGGTACTCTGGGAGCCAGAGGATGAGAGACCACTGATTGCCAACTGCAAGAAGGTTATTCCGCACGGCAAGCGGTTTGACCCTCTAGACTACAGACCACCTACTACTGCTCCCACTGAGGCGGCCACTTCCTTAGCCGCACCTGCAGCACCACCTACTTCAGCACCACCTACTTCAGCACCATCATCCACTTCTCAACCAGTTTACCACCTTGTGCACCGCCATTTTGAGcgccttgatcagatggagcaccgCAATCAGCGACGCTACGAGCAgtctgagcgtcgcaacaagcgacgttATGCACACTTGAGGCTGATTATGACTTCGGGGCGTACTgatatcccctccgagcctgataCACCCTCGGAGCACtctgaggaggaggatgagcaggaGGAAGATGAGCCGGAGGAGACCCAACAGGAGGAGACACAACATGGGATCCCTACAGAGCCACAGGCACCTGCATAG